In Labeo rohita strain BAU-BD-2019 chromosome 4, IGBB_LRoh.1.0, whole genome shotgun sequence, the DNA window ctttgtagctgcattgaaactgcaatttggaccttcaacccactgatccccactgaaatccactatatggagtcgagtatttattttacttattaatttgTCTCTTTTTAGGATGGGAAGTAGTTCCTACAGAGCATGCTTTTCTTTTCATTCCTCTTATTTGGAGGTAAGAGAAGTCCCACTGAGAATCATATTCTTCATGTGACACCCCATACACAGTGTTTGCATATTATAAGTCCATGTCTATTTCCTGTGACTAGGTTAAGGACTTCCTCTCCTACATCTCTCCTGTTAACATCTATCCTAATGTAATTCCGCTGGGAAAGACACTGGAGGACGTCACAGAGCTGTAAGGACTGAaccttaagttttttttgtacCATGTTGTTGTATACTTACTATAAAATGGTCTTTTCAAATTCAGCTTGAAGCCGTTTTGTAGAAAACACTCTGGAAGGGAGGAGATTGTCTACAAACCGCTAGGAGCCCTTAAAAGAACCAGAAAGAGGTGCACGTCAGAAGGTATGAGGcgttttcattattaaaactgttgttgttattgcttATAAACTTGTATATCTTTCTGCTAAGGCTCAGACGGTGATGACGACCTGTTTGACGAGGTTTCCACAGCTCCAAGGCGGCGTAAAATGACGGTGACTGAGCTGACCAAGATTGCCGTTAGTGAACAGGATGATAGTCCCAAAAAAGATTTGCATGGGACGGACCAAACGTTTTCCCTCATAGAGCCCTGTTCTGTGACACACTCGTCCAATTACATGGACTGCACTGAATCAAATGATgacgacgatgatgatgatgatgatgctgaGCAACCTCCTATACCTCATCCATCTGGTGTCGCTCCGCCTAGCACGGAAATCTGTGCAAAACTGCCTCAGTCGGACTCGTCCCAATCCAAAGCTGCTCCGCCTTGTTGGCAAAAGTTCTTTAAGGTGGAACCAGTGTTGACGGATGAGAGCGAGTTGGATAACAGCCAAAACAGCCACAATACTCAAACGCTCTCCACCGAAAACACAACACCTGAGCTGTTTCAGAATGAAGATGAGGACGACAGCAGCTCCGTTCATTTCACTTCCTCTCAGTCCACTCATATATCGGACGAAGGGACAGAGAGCCTCAGTCAGGTGGACACTGTTCTTGTCCAAGTGGATGAAAGTAAGGCTGTTACTAGTGAGCAGAGTAACAGAGGGACCAATGGCGATGTCGTATCAGATGTGATTGACAGCCGTAACGTTGAACCCAAGAAGGAAGAAGCCGCAGAGCCCAAATCAGATTCGCAGGTATCGTCGGATTTTGAGCTTCCACCAACACCAGGGTCCAAAGTCCCACAGCCAGAAGACCTGAAGGAGCTGTACAGGAAGTTGGCAGCGGGGGAGGAAGTGGTGATAAGACAGattttttgatttcatgtttgttcactTGAGTattaatttttggtttgttgtGCAACAGCCTTACCTCATgaagtttgtatttttaatctttataaatgctgaatattttgaataaattaaaagttctCAAGCAAATACATAATGTTTTTGATGCTGTTATTGTCAAGTAAAACTATTACAAGCTGTTTTTGTTAAtcgaaataaagctgaaataaagtaaGTTTTAGAACttaaattactatttaaaaaatctgaaaaacaaacaaaaaaaatgcaaaaagaacaattgctaaaacaaaaaagtataaaaaagctaaatcaaatattaataaataataatactgtaaaaaataatactaaaatactgtTGCTGTAATTTTTTAAGGTAACGCtattaaaagctgtttttgttcgttgaaataaagctgaaataaaatgtaaatattaaatgaaaaacttcaaaaacaaatcaaaaacctaaacttgattttaaattttaattgccAAGATTTATTTCAGTTGCAAGTcgaataaaattactaaaaataaataaactaaacggaaatatataaaaaactaaactaaaaaaaaaaataaataaaagacaaaagcacatcaaattactacaacaaaataaaatgaaaaatctaaaaataaaagctaattcaaaatataagactgtataaataatattaaaataatgtttcagatgctgttattttaaaatgaaactagtaatggcttttttttttttttttcaaaaaaagctgaaataaaacaatttaaatattagttggaaaaactttgttttgaaagttgaaactaaaaaaaaaattactaaaaaaaaaaaaaaagctaaattaaaaaacaaaaataaataaataaaaaatacaaaataaaagccaatttaaaatattaattaatactaaCATAATgctgaattttatttatattgcagTGCTACGTTCGAAGGTGTTGGAACACACTTGTATACGTTCAtacaaaattgtttaaaaaaaaaaaaaaagtttgacaaaaatgtgaatttttaaaatttggaaTCGCATAATTGCAAACATTCCAACCTGATGTTAATGTAGCAAGGATCAGTACTCAAAATAAACTCAAGGTTAATTGTGTTCTGTGATCTTTATTGCGTACTAGTTACAGATGACAAATATGGAgaacagctttaaaaaaaaaaaaaaaaagaatgtgatCATTTTGCACCTGTTCGATGTGACTGCACCAGATTAGCATCTCTTCAGTCACCTGCACCTGCTTCTCTTCAGTCTCTACAACATATGAAAGTCTCTCTTCTGTCTAACAAGGTTATTCATGCTTTAAATGCTATCAGTGATGCAGGTACATGAAGGTGCATGGTAATAACAACTACAGTAAACCTACTGGTCAGAGACAACAAGATGactcaaagtaaaaaaaaaaaaaaaaaaaaaaaaaattgggagtgtacaattaaaactgaatattaagttaaaggaatagttaacaCAAAAgggaaaattgtgttttttactcaccctcatgatattccaaacatatattaatatacaagCAAGACAAACAAGACAAAGCACTACTTGCTTCCTCATTTTGTCACTATGAACGGTTGTTGCATGGCCAAAGCTGTATCAATAATTTATCCAAAGTAAAATATCAGGGATGGAACAACATAAGGCCAAGTGAATAAGTTTCCATTctgggtgagctattcctttttACCGAACAAGAACTGAAACTTGTTTGCTTCAGTTATGGTCTAGAGCAATCTACAGCACTGGAAAACCTCAAACAGCATAAGATGCAGGTGTTTAGGTTACTGCATGGAAATACGTTGACGGTGTGATTCAAGGTTAAGATGCTGCAGCTGCCATTTCTATAGTAATGGCCTCAGATCTGCCGCTGCCCTGCTCTGTGCACGTAACGTGCAGTGAACCGTCCCTGAAAAGTAAACACACACCAGAAAAGGTTCAAATAAGGATATGAGCTTTATGAATGAGTTGAGTATGACTGGGTGATATTGTATATAACACTgtacaatttacaaaataacagGAAATATACAGTTATACAgccatatacagttgaagtcaaaagtttacatacacctttcagaatctgcaaaaatgttaagTATTTCACCAAAacaagaggaatcatacaaaatgcattttattttaattaagtactgacctgaataagacataaaacacaaatgtttacatatagttcacaagagaaaatacgttgttgttgtttttttgttgtgttttttagcatttttgtgtatttgaaccctttccaacaatgactgtatgattttaagatccatcttttcacactgaggacaactgagggactcttgCAATTATTAGAAGGAAACAAGGCATTAAGGCATTAATTGAATTTGgggtaaatgtaacattttatcttctggaaaacatgtatgtatcttctgtagcttctgaaggacagtaccaaatgaaaaaaataagatacttaggcaaaatatgaaaaatgtacacatcctcattatgttcaaaagttttcacccctggccttaatgcatgtttttttttttttttttttttttcttcttctgaagcatcagtgagcattttaaccttctgtaatacttgcatatgagtccctcaggtgtcctcagtgtgaaaagatggatcttaaaatcatacagtcattgttggaaagggttcaaatacacaaaaatgctgaaaaaaaaacaaagaatttgtgggacctgaaggatttttctggagaacagcagtttaactgttcaggtcaaacaagggactcatgaacaactatcactaaacaaaaaaaacaagctgcAGATCATTCACGTAACAACaccgtattaagaatcaagcgtatgtaaacttgaaCGGGGTCATCTTTATAgattcaaatattatttcactcttgtagactatatgtaaatattttatgtgaaatatcttattcaggtcagtactaaataaaaaaataacatgcattttgtatgatccctcttattttggtaaaataatgtaaatgtatgtaaacttctgacttcaACTGCAATAGCCAATGTTTGATGTTTAACATGCACTATGTTCAAACGTTTgtctgtaaaataatgtttataatgttttgaaaagaagtctcttatgctaaataaggatgcatttatttgaataaaaatagagtaatattgtgaaatattattagaattttaaataatcGTTTTCCacatgaatatatttcaaaatgtaatttattttggtgatgcaaaactaaattttcagcatcattactccagtcttcagtgtcacatgacacttcagaaatcattctaatatgctgatttgctgctcaagagacttttattatcatttaaggAATAGaatctcaaaacagcagcatttatttgaaatagaaatcttttgtaacattaaaaatgttttactgtcacttttgttttttaatgcatccttgctgaataaaagtattagtttatTTCACTACCTCTTCATTGTCAGCACAGTAACAATGTCATGCAGCTCCTCTTTAGGTTCCAAGTCTCTAAGTACAACCTAGAAAAttaaaagtcacatttaaagttaataacTTTAAGGAGAAACCAGCCGAAATGCATAATACTGACTGAATATTTATCATCCACTTTATTCTTCAACGCAGAAGTAAACCTataaaattaagataatacattaaaataatatggaaaTATGGACACATCAATTTGctatatcaagcagcaaaatgagccgTTTTGTTCAGCTagaaatagctggacgcagacATAATTTACAAGTggccactcttatgggaaaaataaggtggataggttTGCTCTGAAATGTCTGTTAAAAGGGTGCCAACCTGTGCGATTGGTCGCTGTGCTTGGTAGAGCTCCAGACTCACTGACGACAGACTGCCAGGACCCTGCAGCGTGTGCTGGCGGCGGGCAGGGAGAGGTGTGCCAGATGGAAACAAAACCGTAAAAACCTCAGCTCCGGTGTCATCCACTTCCTGAAAGACCAAGGCGCAATCTACCGATTAATCATGTGCTAAAACGCCTTTAAGCAAAGTACTATTGATCATTTGAAGTTTCCCACCTTAACCGTGATGTCGCTGGCACAGCAGTCCACAGTGATGGAATCTTCTCCAAGTGCCAGACTGTCTTTTCCAACCAGGATGCCTGCTTGCATGGCAGCTCCGACCGGAATGACCTCATCCGGTGGGATGGAGTTCAGCAGTTCTACGTCTGGGAACAAATCCCTGATCATCTGTTGCAACTTCGGGATACGAGCTGATCCTCCACATAAAACCACCTTAGACAAAAAAGGCATAGTTTAGTCTCTACTTAAGGTTTAGGGATGCCATTCTTGCTATGATTAGAtgtaaaacactgaaatgaGGCTAAAACAACAAGACTAAAAGGCTCAGTACTACTCATGATGCATGAAAAGTGAGATACACATCTGCAGCTCCCTCTAATGCTCACacttttgtattaaaaatgttctaCCTTGTTGATGTCAGAGGTGGACAGGTTTACTTGCTCAAGAAGACCTTTAATTGGCTGAATGCTCTTATTAAAGAGGCTGGAGCATATTAGCTCAAAACGGGCCCTTGAATAGAAGCATATGAGACAGAGATGAGCAACAGGTACAATTTTCTTTGTGAtactgattttgaactttctctCACCTTGAGACGTTGCACTCAAAATCCATGCCATCGTAGAGCGAATCCACAAAGCAGTTTGCACTGCCCAGGGTGGAGAGGGTGTGTTTGGCCACATCAGCACTGTTCATGAGCTTAAGCATCGCCCTGGGGTTACCCGTCACATCCTGTTTGTAAGTTCTGAAGgcacacatgaaaaaaaaaaaaaacaaggtaagATTTAAAACAGTAATGACATCCATGTGGGATGGGCAGTATGaataaaatcttaaatcaaattttaggtttaaaaatattacacactaCTACTCAAAATCTTGGaccaagtattttttttttaattaatgcatttatttatttatgttttttttaaagaaattaatgctttcatTTGGCAAGAACCATTAAACtgagtgacagtaaagatatttgtgtaaagtatgctgtacttttaaatttatgttcatcaaagaaccatggaaaaaaatgcatcagtttcacaaaaatttataataaatgtttcttgactacaaaatcagcatattaaaatggtttctagaagacactgaagactgtagtaatgatgctgaaaattcaactttgcatcacaggaataaattagtttttaaaatatattaaaatagacaacagcttttgaactgtaatattatttcacaataatactgttttgttttttccgtatttttaatcaaataaatggagcctCTGTGAGCATAATAGTCTTTTTAacaacattctaaaaaaaaataaacttttagtgtatattattaaatatataatgttttatataacattatatgcACTGTCATTTAGGTTCAATATATATTACACAAGTacactaagatttttaatgttttttaaagaagtcaccaAGAaatcaccaagcctgcatttatttgatccaaaatacaacaaaagctgtaatactgtgaaatatttttactatttaaaataacgtctttcagtttaaatatattttaaaatgtaatttattcctgtgatcaaagctgaattttcagcattagcATCatcatcaaatatattaaaatagaaaatagaaatatacatacatatacatgttttttttaagaaatt includes these proteins:
- the hspa14 gene encoding heat shock 70 kDa protein 14, yielding MAAIGVHFGYTCACVAVFKDGRADVVANDAGDRVTPAVVAYRDTEQIVGIAAKQGRIRNAANTVVKVKQILGRRYDDPDAQAHKEESKCIVVNKSDLPRYEIDTGETTKYVSPEDVAKLIFHKMKETAQSALGSDVKDAVITVPFEFGEMQKNALRQAAETAGFNVLRLIHEPSAALLAYGIGQDSPLGKSHVLVYKLGGTSLSVTVLEVNSGMYRVLATQTDHRTGGESFTHELAQHLAAEFKKTYKQDVTGNPRAMLKLMNSADVAKHTLSTLGSANCFVDSLYDGMDFECNVSRARFELICSSLFNKSIQPIKGLLEQVNLSTSDINKVVLCGGSARIPKLQQMIRDLFPDVELLNSIPPDEVIPVGAAMQAGILVGKDSLALGEDSITVDCCASDITVKEVDDTGAEVFTVLFPSGTPLPARRQHTLQGPGSLSSVSLELYQAQRPIAQVVLRDLEPKEELHDIVTVLTMKRDGSLHVTCTEQGSGRSEAITIEMAAAAS
- the dclre1c gene encoding protein artemis; its protein translation is MSSFAGRMKEYPNISLDRFDRENLHARAYFLSHCHKDHMKGLKGPLLKRKLKFSLTVKLYCSFVTKELLLSNPKYAFWEDHIVPLELDSPTHISLIDEITGESEDVVVTLLPAGHCPGSVMFLFEGARGTVLYTGDFRLAVGDAARMEYLHSGDRVKDIQSVYIDSTFFDPKYHQIPSREACLAGIRKLVQDWICQSPYHVVWLNCKAAYGYEYLFTNLGQEFSSQIHVNSLGMFKKMPEILCHMTTDRATQIHACRHPKDEEFFRANRLPCGSTSPNGVPLNIISIKPSTIWFGERTRKTSVVVKMGSSSYRACFSFHSSYLEVKDFLSYISPVNIYPNVIPLGKTLEDVTELLKPFCRKHSGREEIVYKPLGALKRTRKRCTSEGSDGDDDLFDEVSTAPRRRKMTVTELTKIAVSEQDDSPKKDLHGTDQTFSLIEPCSVTHSSNYMDCTESNDDDDDDDDDAEQPPIPHPSGVAPPSTEICAKLPQSDSSQSKAAPPCWQKFFKVEPVLTDESELDNSQNSHNTQTLSTENTTPELFQNEDEDDSSSVHFTSSQSTHISDEGTESLSQVDTVLVQVDESKAVTSEQSNRGTNGDVVSDVIDSRNVEPKKEEAAEPKSDSQVSSDFELPPTPGSKVPQPEDLKELYRKLAAGEEVVIRQIF